The Haloplanus sp. CK5-1 genome segment ACCTCGATGTGGTCGTGGACGCTGTCCTTGATCGTCACCATGGCGACAGCTTGGCCGCCACCCATTATATACTCCCGCCCGGTGAGGCGTACAGCTTTGTCCCTCCGCCCCGACCGACACGCATGGCGTCGACCATCGCCGTCCTCGTCTACGACGGCTTCGACGAACTGGACGCGATCGGCCCGTTCGAGGCGTTCGAGATGGCCGCGGACGACGGCGCGCCCTTCGACGTGTCGCTGGTGACCGTCGAAGAGCGAGCGCGCGTCACTGCCGCCCACGGCCTTCGGATCGAACCCGACGGCGTCCTGTCGGCCGGCGACCCGCCGGACCTCCTCGTCGTCCCCGGCGGCGGGTGGAACGACCGCCGGGAGGCGGGTGCGTGGGCCGAGGCGGAGCGGGGGGTGATCCCCGACGCGGTCGCGAAGGCCCACGACGCCGGCGCGACCGTCGGATCGGTGTGTACCGGCGGCATGTTGTTGTCCCGAGCCGGCCTGCTATGTGGTCGCCCTGCAGTCACCCACGCGGGTGCGCTCGACGACCTGCGGGCGACGGACGCCGACGTGGTCGAGGCGCGGGTCGTCGACGACGGCGACGTGGTGACTGCCGGTGGGATCACATCGGGGTTGGATCTGGCGCTCCACCTGATCGAACGTCTCGCGGACCGGGAGACTGCGGAGGGTGTGGCGCGACGACTGGAGTACGACCGCCGGGACGAGGTGTGGGAATCGTGAGTGGTGGGTGGTGAGTGGTGTCGTCGCGGCGCGTCGGTGGACCGCCGGGACGAGGTGTGGGAATCGTGAGTGGTGGGTGGTGAGCGGCGTCGTCGCGGCGTGTCGGTGGACCGCCGGGACGAGGTGTGGGTGTCGTGAGTGGTGGGTGGTGAGCGGTGTCGTCGCGGCGCGTCGCCGTCGTGAACGCCGGCCGAGGATTCACGGCGCATGAGTCGTGTTAGCGTACGGTTCCTCAAAGTTTAACAGCGTGCCAACCGATCGTACGGTGGAGGCTATTCCAATGAGCTACGAACTCGACCCACTTCCGTACGATTACGACGCGCTGGAACCACACATCTCCGAGCAGGTGCTGACCTGGCATCACGACACCCACCATCAGGGCTACGTCAACGGCTGGAACAGCGCCGAGGAGACGCTCGAAGCG includes the following:
- a CDS encoding DJ-1/PfpI family protein translates to MASTIAVLVYDGFDELDAIGPFEAFEMAADDGAPFDVSLVTVEERARVTAAHGLRIEPDGVLSAGDPPDLLVVPGGGWNDRREAGAWAEAERGVIPDAVAKAHDAGATVGSVCTGGMLLSRAGLLCGRPAVTHAGALDDLRATDADVVEARVVDDGDVVTAGGITSGLDLALHLIERLADRETAEGVARRLEYDRRDEVWES